Proteins encoded in a region of the Streptomyces sp. PCS3-D2 genome:
- a CDS encoding MFS transporter produces the protein MPKSAATLPSAADPSRWKALVFIALAQLMVVLDATIVNIALPSAQTDLGISDGNRQWVITAYALAFGGLLLFGGRIADKWGRKNAFVLGLAGFALASALGGAANGEAMMLGARALQGAFGALLAPAALSLLAVMFTDAKERAKAFGIYGAIAGGGGAVGLILGGFLTEYLNWRWTFFVNIPFAVVAAVGAWMVIREPAGSRNRAPLDIPGVVLSTTGLVALVYGFTRAESAGWSDQVTVAMFIASAALLAAFVFVESKVQSPLLPLRVLLERNRGGVYLSLGLAVIAMFGLFLFLTYYLQVVKGFSPVKTGFAFLPMIAGMILGSTQIGARLMTRVAPRLLMGPGFLVAAAGMLLLTQLEVGSSYPALILPAQLLLGLGMGTAFMPAMSLSTHGVNPADAGVASAMVNTSQQVGGAIGTALLNTIAASATTAYLTDHAAEAAGGGAAARLVQAQAMVEGYASAIWWAVGILAASAAIALTLINTGRPGAGDPMASGSDSAEDAGVKVPVIAH, from the coding sequence ATGCCGAAATCAGCCGCGACACTCCCGTCGGCTGCCGATCCCAGTCGCTGGAAGGCTCTCGTCTTCATAGCCCTGGCCCAGCTGATGGTCGTCCTCGACGCGACCATCGTGAACATCGCCCTCCCCTCGGCCCAGACCGACCTCGGCATCTCCGACGGCAACCGCCAGTGGGTCATCACCGCCTACGCGCTCGCCTTCGGCGGACTGCTCCTCTTCGGTGGCCGCATCGCCGACAAGTGGGGCCGCAAGAACGCCTTCGTCCTCGGTCTCGCCGGCTTCGCCCTGGCCTCCGCGCTCGGCGGCGCCGCGAACGGCGAAGCCATGATGCTCGGCGCCCGCGCCCTCCAGGGCGCCTTCGGCGCACTGCTCGCACCGGCGGCCCTGTCCCTGCTGGCGGTGATGTTCACCGACGCCAAGGAGCGGGCCAAGGCCTTCGGCATCTACGGCGCGATCGCGGGCGGCGGCGGCGCCGTCGGCCTGATCCTCGGCGGCTTCCTCACCGAGTACCTCAACTGGCGCTGGACGTTCTTCGTCAACATCCCGTTCGCGGTCGTCGCGGCCGTGGGTGCCTGGATGGTCATCCGCGAGCCCGCCGGCTCCCGCAACCGCGCCCCCCTGGACATCCCGGGCGTGGTCCTGTCCACCACCGGCCTCGTGGCCCTGGTGTACGGATTCACCCGCGCCGAGTCGGCCGGCTGGTCGGACCAGGTCACCGTGGCCATGTTCATCGCCTCGGCGGCCCTGCTGGCGGCGTTCGTCTTCGTCGAGTCCAAGGTGCAGTCCCCGCTGCTGCCGCTGCGCGTCCTGCTGGAGCGCAACCGCGGTGGTGTCTACCTCTCGCTCGGCCTGGCCGTCATCGCGATGTTCGGCCTGTTCCTCTTCCTCACCTACTACCTCCAGGTCGTGAAGGGCTTCTCGCCGGTCAAGACCGGCTTCGCCTTCCTGCCGATGATCGCGGGCATGATCCTGGGCTCCACCCAGATCGGCGCCCGCCTGATGACCCGAGTCGCTCCGCGCCTGCTGATGGGCCCGGGCTTCCTGGTCGCCGCCGCCGGAATGCTGCTGCTGACCCAGCTGGAGGTCGGATCCTCCTACCCCGCGCTGATCCTGCCGGCCCAGCTGCTGCTCGGCCTCGGCATGGGTACGGCCTTCATGCCGGCCATGTCGCTGTCCACGCACGGGGTGAACCCGGCCGACGCCGGTGTCGCCTCCGCCATGGTCAACACCTCGCAGCAGGTCGGCGGCGCCATCGGTACGGCGCTGCTGAACACCATCGCCGCCTCGGCGACCACCGCCTACCTGACCGACCACGCGGCCGAGGCCGCGGGCGGCGGGGCCGCGGCCCGGCTGGTGCAGGCCCAGGCCATGGTCGAGGGCTACGCCTCCGCCATCTGGTGGGCAGTGGGCATCCTGGCCGCCAGCGCGGCGATCGCCCTGACCCTGATCAACACCGGCCGTCCGGGTGCGGGCGACCCGATGGCCTCCGGGTCCGACTCCGCCGAGGACGCCGGCGTCAAGGTCCCGGTGATCGCGCACTGA
- a CDS encoding thioesterase II family protein, translating to MTGTDEATAMKSSSTAPWWPQLRLQPSAAPRLRLLVFPHSGAGPNTLFPLVEPLPDEVEVLGLSLPGRERRFGETPGCRLDEVLDSVAEEVLGRDPLPTVVFGHSLGALLAVRAAQLLGPHCRAAVVSGQAPGRTRRRAHATSSEEDAVRLLREGGGTPEWVLHDPEMLAHVTRVLRADIDLSREAAVGFEGVRLDVPLHVIGGTADPLVPHEPLDGWADHTTGHCRVRRFDGDHFFLVADEHRGAVVDILREALAH from the coding sequence ATGACCGGGACGGACGAGGCGACCGCGATGAAGTCCTCCTCCACCGCCCCCTGGTGGCCGCAGCTGCGGCTCCAGCCGTCCGCCGCGCCCAGGCTGCGCCTGCTGGTGTTCCCGCACTCCGGCGCCGGACCCAACACCCTCTTCCCCCTCGTCGAACCGCTGCCCGACGAGGTCGAGGTGCTCGGGCTCTCACTGCCCGGCAGGGAGCGCCGCTTCGGCGAGACTCCCGGCTGCCGTCTCGACGAGGTGCTCGACTCGGTGGCCGAGGAGGTGCTCGGCCGGGACCCGCTGCCCACCGTGGTCTTCGGCCACAGCCTCGGGGCGCTGCTCGCCGTCCGCGCCGCACAGCTCCTCGGCCCGCACTGCCGGGCCGCTGTCGTCAGCGGCCAGGCCCCCGGCCGGACCCGGCGCCGCGCCCACGCCACCAGCAGCGAGGAGGACGCCGTCCGGCTGCTGCGGGAGGGCGGCGGCACCCCGGAGTGGGTCCTGCACGACCCGGAGATGCTCGCCCACGTCACGCGCGTCCTGCGTGCCGACATCGACCTCAGCCGGGAGGCCGCCGTCGGTTTCGAGGGCGTACGGCTCGACGTGCCCCTCCACGTCATCGGGGGCACGGCCGATCCGCTGGTCCCGCACGAACCGCTGGACGGCTGGGCCGACCACACCACCGGCCACTGCCGGGTGCGCCGTTTCGACGGCGACCACTTCTTCCTCGTCGCCGACGAACACCGCGGCGCGGTGGTGGACATCCTGCGCGAGGCCCTCGCGCACTGA
- a CDS encoding dioxygenase, translating into MNPAPGPQAPTGASPQATRMPALYLSHGAPPLADDPVWPGELAAWSADLPRPTAILIVSAHWEEAPLALGATASAPLVHDFWGFPAHYYRVRYDAPGAPALAASVRALLRAPGTPVQDIPDRGLDHGAYVPLVEMYPEADIPVLQMSLPTLDPRRLMDIGRRLAPLRDEGVLIVGSGFFTHNLAALRHTGPGVPAWSAEFDAWGREALAAGDIDSLLDFEARSPSGRLAHPRTEHFAPLFVTLGAADATGDLAKRRDPVDGFWMGLSKRSLQFG; encoded by the coding sequence ATGAACCCGGCTCCCGGACCCCAGGCCCCGACGGGCGCGAGCCCCCAGGCGACGCGCATGCCGGCGCTGTACCTCAGCCACGGGGCGCCGCCGCTCGCCGACGATCCGGTCTGGCCGGGCGAACTGGCCGCCTGGTCGGCCGACCTGCCCCGCCCCACCGCGATACTCATCGTCTCCGCCCACTGGGAGGAGGCCCCCCTGGCCCTCGGTGCCACCGCATCCGCCCCGCTGGTCCACGATTTCTGGGGCTTCCCCGCGCACTACTACCGGGTCCGCTACGACGCCCCGGGTGCCCCCGCGCTCGCCGCCTCGGTCCGGGCCCTGTTGCGGGCCCCGGGCACCCCGGTCCAAGACATCCCGGACCGCGGCCTGGACCACGGCGCGTACGTCCCGCTGGTGGAGATGTACCCGGAGGCCGACATACCGGTCCTCCAGATGTCCCTGCCGACGCTGGATCCGCGCCGCCTGATGGACATCGGCCGCAGGCTCGCGCCCTTGCGCGACGAGGGCGTCCTCATCGTCGGCAGCGGCTTCTTCACCCACAATCTGGCCGCGCTGCGCCACACGGGCCCGGGTGTCCCCGCCTGGTCGGCGGAGTTCGACGCGTGGGGCCGAGAGGCGCTGGCCGCCGGCGACATCGACTCCCTGCTGGACTTCGAGGCCAGGTCCCCGTCCGGCCGGCTGGCCCACCCCCGGACGGAGCACTTCGCCCCGCTCTTCGTCACCCTCGGCGCCGCCGACGCGACCGGCGACCTCGCGAAGCGCCGCGACCCGGTCGACGGCTTCTGGATGGGCCTGTCGAAGCGCAGCCTCCAGTTCGGTTGA
- a CDS encoding RHS repeat-associated core domain-containing protein, which yields MRKDPGKTTLYLGATELTLNTTTDTVTGTRYYTTPGGTAVVRTSGGKLSYVAADHHNTGTTAIDAATLQVQRRTAKPFGEDRGTAPAAWPGERGFVGGTQDKTTGLTHLGAREYDPLIGRFISVDPLMVVDDPRQHNGYQYGNNSPLTEWDPTGEALPECQSGMYKCTNGSNPYDYGHNYEKEVAIAGGTLDRAYVDRKNSYNRACRYDSACKTTRSYYTPKKVEKKPAKKTLWDSLKSGANATWSWTKDTFGTWEGWKNRVLPTLAFGACLVATVGGCMVAGAAVAFATFGGDYMVTGEANWSGLGKSLLWTAAGGAVAGGIGRATTGSWQAAFGNKALQYETVPLSRTVGAPYKTKVPGLKGPGGGRKVWVSDTSGTYAKVLDRSATLLNAGMNAHLSLGFCGAGSASIASGRGC from the coding sequence CTGCGCAAGGACCCGGGCAAAACCACCCTCTATCTCGGCGCCACCGAACTCACCCTCAACACCACCACCGACACGGTCACCGGCACCCGCTACTACACCACCCCCGGAGGCACGGCCGTCGTCCGCACCTCCGGCGGCAAGCTGTCCTACGTCGCGGCCGACCACCACAACACCGGCACCACCGCCATCGACGCCGCGACCCTCCAGGTCCAGCGCCGGACGGCTAAGCCCTTCGGCGAGGACCGAGGCACCGCCCCTGCCGCCTGGCCCGGCGAGCGCGGCTTCGTCGGCGGCACCCAGGACAAGACCACCGGACTCACGCACCTCGGAGCCCGCGAATACGACCCCCTCATCGGCCGGTTCATCTCCGTGGACCCGCTGATGGTCGTCGACGACCCCCGCCAGCACAACGGCTACCAGTACGGCAACAACAGCCCCCTCACCGAGTGGGACCCCACCGGCGAAGCCCTTCCCGAGTGCCAGAGCGGCATGTACAAATGCACCAACGGATCCAACCCCTACGACTACGGCCACAACTACGAGAAAGAGGTCGCCATCGCCGGCGGCACGCTCGACCGTGCCTACGTCGACCGGAAGAACAGCTACAACAGGGCATGCCGCTACGACTCCGCCTGCAAGACAACCCGCAGCTACTACACGCCCAAGAAGGTCGAAAAGAAGCCCGCGAAGAAGACCCTCTGGGACTCTCTCAAGAGCGGTGCCAACGCTACCTGGAGCTGGACCAAGGACACCTTCGGTACGTGGGAGGGTTGGAAGAACAGGGTTCTGCCGACACTTGCATTCGGCGCCTGCCTTGTAGCAACTGTCGGAGGCTGCATGGTCGCAGGTGCGGCGGTTGCTTTCGCCACATTCGGCGGCGACTATATGGTCACGGGAGAGGCTAATTGGTCAGGGCTGGGGAAATCTCTCCTGTGGACCGCTGCTGGCGGTGCAGTTGCTGGCGGCATCGGTAGGGCGACGACCGGAAGTTGGCAGGCCGCATTTGGGAATAAAGCACTCCAGTACGAAACTGTACCCCTGTCCCGAACTGTTGGTGCGCCCTACAAGACAAAGGTTCCCGGCCTCAAGGGGCCGGGAGGTGGAAGGAAAGTCTGGGTGAGTGACACCTCTGGCACATACGCTAAGGTACTTGACCGTTCGGCCACGTTGCTCAACGCAGGAATGAATGCTCATCTCTCACTGGGGTTCTGCGGTGCGGGGAGCGCGAGTATAGCTTCCGGACGAGGCTGCTGA
- a CDS encoding TetR/AcrR family transcriptional regulator, which translates to MQSTTTAAAASPSAAADGCPAAPQSGRSRGSREGGGPPRPRADAVRNRERILAAAREAFVEFGAAAPLDEVARRAGIGNATLYRHFPDRDALVHQVVLFTTERVAASAEASLAEEPDAFAALCRFTHAAADERIGALCPMLADGFDRDHPELLAARTALAEAVETLLAAGQQAGLVRADIGVGDLMVALSQLSRPLPGTACFDTDRFAHRHLQLFLDGLRAPARSELPGSAATLEDLTLKTM; encoded by the coding sequence ATGCAGAGCACCACCACGGCCGCCGCGGCGTCCCCGTCCGCCGCGGCGGACGGGTGTCCGGCGGCCCCGCAGTCCGGCCGGTCCCGCGGCTCCCGCGAGGGCGGCGGCCCGCCGCGCCCGCGCGCCGACGCCGTCCGCAACCGCGAGCGGATCCTGGCGGCGGCCCGCGAGGCCTTCGTCGAGTTCGGTGCGGCGGCCCCGCTCGACGAGGTGGCCCGCCGGGCGGGCATCGGCAACGCCACCCTCTACCGGCACTTCCCCGACCGCGACGCACTCGTCCACCAGGTCGTCCTCTTCACCACGGAGCGGGTCGCGGCCTCGGCCGAGGCCTCTCTGGCCGAGGAGCCCGACGCCTTCGCCGCGCTGTGCCGGTTCACGCACGCCGCTGCCGACGAGCGGATCGGCGCCCTGTGCCCGATGCTCGCCGACGGCTTCGACCGCGACCACCCCGAACTCCTCGCGGCGCGCACCGCCTTGGCGGAGGCTGTGGAGACCCTGCTGGCCGCGGGCCAGCAGGCCGGACTGGTCCGCGCGGACATCGGCGTCGGCGACCTGATGGTCGCCCTCTCCCAGCTCAGCCGCCCCCTCCCGGGTACCGCCTGCTTCGACACCGACCGCTTCGCCCACCGTCATCTCCAGCTCTTCCTCGACGGGCTGCGGGCCCCGGCCCGCTCCGAACTGCCCGGTTCGGCAGCCACTTTGGAAGACCTCACGCTGAAAACCATGTGA
- a CDS encoding PKD domain-containing protein, with product MISAAVVAAAIGFVPTAAQAAEQPAQRQGSAAAAMDAAKAAAAKSVVFHSPAERTVRTSATASASGKAAASQAAGAAEAAKGNAGLAVDLRASATSAHGFSLASQITTAAGAPVRVDIDWGDGRTVTEHVTGAKLLTSEHTFAEVGDHKVTVTLTDQDNNVTATNSVDVQAAGSKFTPHAPTRLLDTRSGIGGSSRPLAPYGVARVKVGGNSGIPADATAVALNVTVVSPRSAGHITAYPSGTAQPTTSNVNFVAGQTVPNMTIVPVGADGYVELVNRSYGDVDLLADVTGYFSRSATAGGYTSLEPFRIADSRTGQGTWGQLAGQSTFGLQVAGNGSIPASGVTAVALNVTATAPRGAGHLTVYPSGQTAPDTSNVNFKANQTIANSVIVPVGPDGRINIRNGAWDPTDVVVDVVGYYSPGSKAAYLPTTPTRLHDSRKYDFPVAGQDFRWLPLADGDPTVTAFVLNTTVTDTRGSGHLTVAPDPYTWAQRENGTAKKPTPPNSSNLNWTKGETVPNLVQASTGATGVIDFWNRGWEPTHLVVDMFGLYEKD from the coding sequence ATGATTTCGGCTGCCGTCGTAGCGGCAGCCATCGGCTTCGTACCGACCGCGGCCCAGGCCGCGGAGCAGCCCGCGCAGCGCCAGGGGAGCGCTGCCGCGGCGATGGATGCCGCCAAGGCCGCCGCGGCCAAGTCCGTCGTCTTCCACAGTCCGGCGGAGCGCACTGTCCGCACCTCCGCGACCGCGTCCGCGTCGGGCAAGGCGGCCGCTTCGCAGGCCGCGGGGGCCGCAGAGGCGGCGAAGGGCAACGCCGGGCTCGCCGTCGACCTGCGCGCCTCGGCCACGTCCGCGCACGGCTTCAGCCTGGCCTCGCAGATCACCACCGCCGCCGGCGCGCCCGTCCGGGTCGACATCGACTGGGGCGACGGCAGGACCGTCACCGAGCACGTCACCGGAGCGAAGCTCCTGACCTCCGAGCACACCTTCGCCGAGGTCGGAGACCACAAGGTCACGGTCACCCTGACCGACCAGGACAACAACGTGACCGCCACCAACAGCGTGGACGTCCAGGCCGCCGGCTCGAAGTTCACCCCGCACGCACCGACCCGGCTGCTCGACACCCGCTCTGGCATCGGCGGCAGCTCGCGCCCGCTCGCCCCGTACGGCGTGGCCCGCGTGAAGGTCGGCGGCAACAGCGGTATCCCGGCCGACGCGACCGCCGTTGCGCTCAACGTCACCGTCGTCAGCCCCCGTTCGGCCGGACACATCACGGCCTACCCTTCGGGTACGGCGCAACCGACCACCTCGAACGTCAACTTCGTCGCGGGCCAGACCGTGCCGAACATGACGATCGTGCCGGTCGGAGCGGACGGCTACGTGGAACTCGTCAACCGCAGCTACGGCGACGTGGACCTGCTCGCGGACGTCACCGGGTACTTCAGCCGCTCCGCCACCGCCGGGGGCTACACCTCGCTGGAGCCGTTCCGCATCGCCGACAGCCGTACCGGCCAGGGCACTTGGGGCCAGCTCGCCGGACAGAGCACGTTCGGCCTGCAGGTGGCCGGCAACGGCTCGATCCCGGCCTCCGGGGTCACCGCGGTGGCCCTCAACGTCACCGCCACGGCCCCCCGCGGCGCGGGACACCTGACCGTCTACCCGAGCGGACAGACGGCGCCGGACACCTCGAACGTGAACTTCAAGGCCAACCAGACCATCGCGAACTCGGTGATCGTCCCGGTGGGCCCCGACGGCAGGATCAACATCCGCAACGGCGCCTGGGACCCGACCGACGTGGTCGTGGACGTCGTCGGCTACTACAGCCCCGGCAGCAAGGCCGCCTACCTGCCGACGACGCCGACGCGCCTGCACGACTCGCGTAAGTACGACTTCCCGGTCGCGGGGCAGGACTTCCGCTGGCTTCCGCTGGCGGACGGCGATCCGACGGTCACCGCGTTCGTCCTGAACACCACGGTCACCGACACCCGGGGCAGCGGTCACCTCACGGTCGCCCCGGACCCCTACACCTGGGCCCAGCGCGAGAACGGGACCGCGAAGAAGCCGACCCCGCCCAACTCCTCCAACCTGAACTGGACGAAGGGCGAGACCGTCCCGAACCTGGTCCAGGCGAGCACCGGGGCGACCGGCGTCATCGACTTCTGGAACCGCGGCTGGGAGCCCACGCACCTCGTGGTCGACATGTTCGGCCTCTACGAGAAGGACTGA
- a CDS encoding beta-ketoacyl-ACP synthase III, with amino-acid sequence MVGSRVLALGHYQPAKVLTNADLEQMVDTSDAWIQSRVGIKTRRVAAEDESVSDMAAKAAANALANAGLTGEDIDFVIVATCTAQDRSPNTAARVAAAVGAKAPAAIDVNTACSGFPHAMALADQSIRTGSATKALVIGVEKLTDFADWTDRTTCVLIGDGAGAAVVVASEESRISPVVWGSVPEMGHAVRIEAPSHTFAQEGQSVYRWATTALPEVALQVCERAGVKPEDLGGVVLHQANLRIIEPLARKIGAVNAVIAKDVVDSGNTSAASIPLALSKLVERGEIEKGAPVLLFAFGGGLSYAGQIIHCP; translated from the coding sequence ATGGTCGGGTCCCGCGTCCTTGCCCTCGGGCACTATCAGCCGGCGAAGGTGCTGACCAACGCCGATCTGGAGCAGATGGTCGACACCAGCGACGCATGGATCCAGAGCCGGGTCGGGATCAAGACCCGCCGGGTGGCCGCCGAGGACGAGTCGGTCTCGGACATGGCGGCGAAGGCCGCCGCGAACGCCCTGGCCAACGCGGGGCTGACCGGTGAGGACATCGATTTCGTCATCGTGGCCACCTGTACGGCGCAGGACCGCTCGCCCAACACGGCGGCCCGCGTCGCGGCTGCCGTCGGCGCCAAGGCCCCAGCCGCGATCGACGTGAACACGGCCTGTTCCGGATTCCCGCACGCGATGGCGCTGGCGGACCAGAGCATCCGCACCGGCTCCGCCACGAAGGCCCTGGTCATCGGTGTGGAGAAGCTGACGGACTTCGCCGACTGGACCGACCGCACCACCTGCGTGCTGATCGGCGACGGGGCCGGCGCGGCCGTCGTCGTCGCCTCCGAGGAGTCCCGGATCAGCCCGGTCGTCTGGGGATCCGTACCCGAGATGGGGCACGCCGTGCGCATCGAGGCGCCGTCCCACACCTTCGCCCAGGAAGGGCAGTCGGTGTACCGCTGGGCCACCACCGCCCTGCCGGAGGTCGCGCTCCAGGTGTGCGAGCGGGCCGGGGTCAAGCCCGAGGACCTCGGCGGTGTCGTCCTGCACCAGGCCAACCTGCGGATCATCGAGCCGCTGGCCCGCAAGATCGGCGCGGTCAACGCGGTCATCGCCAAGGACGTCGTGGACTCCGGCAACACCTCCGCCGCCAGCATCCCGCTCGCGCTCTCCAAGCTCGTCGAGCGCGGCGAGATCGAGAAGGGGGCACCCGTACTGCTCTTCGCCTTCGGCGGCGGCCTGTCCTACGCCGGCCAGATCATCCACTGCCCATGA
- a CDS encoding AAA family ATPase, producing the protein MSTPIATQHSAERQPGVQQAGHRTGSGRSQERTAACPSCARGTSGPAHDGRHATEHIHPRGVVDLRGHAESDITLSYPGNALVVVAGLPGSGKSTLLHAWSSAATVVDPRATRTAYEALTPSWLPYAVCRPWARLRHMGWMRTEIRRTHPLLIHDCGSRAWMRRWLAHHAHRAGRPLHMVVLDVGPQEALSGQRARRRLTSRRVFATHRRGLARLLAGVEHGGLPPSLGLDSMVLLDRTSRERAARAQFGGKSTGAG; encoded by the coding sequence GTGAGCACCCCCATCGCCACCCAGCACTCGGCAGAGCGGCAACCGGGCGTACAGCAGGCCGGGCACCGGACCGGTTCCGGCCGCTCGCAGGAGCGGACGGCCGCCTGCCCGTCGTGCGCGAGGGGAACGAGCGGGCCCGCGCACGACGGACGGCACGCCACCGAGCACATACACCCGCGGGGAGTCGTCGACCTGCGCGGCCATGCCGAGTCGGACATCACGCTGTCCTACCCGGGCAACGCGTTGGTCGTCGTCGCGGGACTTCCCGGCAGCGGGAAGAGCACGCTGCTGCACGCCTGGTCCTCCGCCGCCACTGTCGTCGACCCCCGCGCCACCCGCACCGCCTACGAGGCCCTGACGCCTTCCTGGCTTCCCTACGCGGTCTGCCGGCCCTGGGCCCGGCTGAGGCACATGGGGTGGATGCGCACCGAGATACGGCGGACGCATCCGCTGCTCATCCACGACTGCGGCAGCAGGGCCTGGATGCGCCGGTGGCTGGCCCACCACGCCCACCGAGCCGGCAGGCCCCTGCACATGGTGGTGCTCGATGTCGGCCCCCAGGAGGCGCTGTCGGGCCAGCGCGCCCGCCGGCGCCTGACCTCGCGCCGTGTCTTCGCCACGCACCGGCGGGGTCTGGCGAGACTCCTCGCGGGCGTCGAACACGGCGGCCTGCCGCCGAGCCTGGGCCTCGACTCCATGGTCCTGCTCGACCGTACTTCGCGTGAGCGCGCCGCCCGGGCGCAATTCGGCGGGAAGTCCACGGGGGCGGGCTGA
- a CDS encoding M6 family metalloprotease domain-containing protein yields MTQTRRRIRRPRLTGAYIGLTALAIGVTATASTGISSRGQSAAGPVATTVETALAPCRIAGTMGVQMSEGMPTPPGYSRSTGEVRALNLMIDFPDAKGEGTALDRLAEFFPQTSDWFRTSSYGRLAYRAEAPIKTWLRMPMPFAAYGIERGSSYEPGYRQLVEHIARAADSEVDFSRYDLVNILVTPNAGPSALDTVLSVTFSGNGEAPMADGVPLSNTSFVYSRQDDGSGTYRETGYRVLPHENGHVFGLPDLYTADGGNTVGHWDIMSEDWGANNDLMGWHKWKLGWLDSTQISCASKSGTSDHVLTPLAVEGGMKLAFVPLSESVGYAVEVRTRAGNDEAVCRPGVLIYKVDSDVDTGHGPVIVSDSSTASGGCTRRPNVHAELSDAPFRPGETFTDEKAGISISVVGELRDGSYQVRIIRP; encoded by the coding sequence ATGACGCAGACCCGCCGCCGGATACGCAGACCACGCCTGACCGGCGCGTACATCGGACTGACCGCGCTGGCGATCGGCGTCACGGCGACGGCGAGCACAGGGATATCCAGCCGCGGCCAGTCGGCGGCGGGGCCGGTGGCCACGACGGTCGAAACGGCGCTCGCGCCGTGCCGGATCGCCGGGACGATGGGCGTGCAGATGTCCGAGGGCATGCCGACCCCGCCGGGGTACTCGCGTTCGACAGGAGAGGTCCGGGCGCTGAACCTGATGATCGACTTCCCCGACGCCAAGGGCGAGGGCACGGCCCTGGACCGGCTGGCCGAGTTCTTCCCCCAGACCTCGGACTGGTTCCGCACCAGCTCCTACGGTCGGCTGGCCTACCGGGCCGAGGCCCCGATAAAGACCTGGCTGCGGATGCCGATGCCCTTCGCGGCGTACGGCATCGAGCGCGGGTCCTCCTACGAGCCGGGCTACCGGCAGCTCGTGGAGCACATCGCGAGGGCCGCCGACTCCGAGGTGGACTTCAGCCGCTACGACCTGGTCAACATCCTGGTCACGCCGAACGCGGGGCCGTCGGCACTGGACACCGTCCTGTCGGTGACCTTCTCGGGCAACGGCGAGGCGCCGATGGCCGACGGGGTCCCGCTGTCCAACACGTCCTTCGTCTACAGCCGGCAGGACGACGGCTCCGGGACCTACCGGGAGACCGGCTACCGGGTGCTCCCGCACGAGAACGGGCACGTCTTCGGGCTGCCCGACCTCTACACCGCCGACGGCGGGAACACCGTCGGGCACTGGGACATCATGAGCGAGGACTGGGGTGCCAACAACGACCTGATGGGCTGGCACAAGTGGAAGCTGGGCTGGCTGGACAGCACGCAGATCTCCTGCGCGTCGAAGTCCGGCACCAGCGACCACGTCCTGACCCCGCTGGCGGTCGAGGGCGGCATGAAGCTGGCCTTCGTCCCGCTGTCGGAGAGCGTCGGCTACGCCGTGGAGGTGCGGACCCGGGCCGGCAACGACGAGGCCGTCTGCAGGCCCGGCGTGCTGATCTACAAGGTGGACTCCGACGTGGACACCGGACACGGCCCCGTGATCGTGTCGGACAGCTCGACCGCGAGCGGCGGCTGCACCCGCCGGCCCAACGTGCACGCCGAACTGTCGGACGCGCCGTTCCGGCCGGGAGAGACCTTCACCGACGAGAAGGCGGGCATCAGCATCTCGGTGGTGGGCGAGCTGCGCGACGGCAGCTACCAGGTCCGCATCATCCGCCCGTAG
- a CDS encoding winged helix-turn-helix domain-containing protein: MTPAGRQRRESVRIQAVGLFEQKAKPSEVARRLRVSLKSAYQWHRLCRDGGAAALVSCGPSGPRCRLSLYCLEKLTRFLEEGPAAHGWVEDQVWTASRVATLIGRKFHVSYSVSGATRLMHRLGFSPQVPARRVAERDEQAVIAWKEVTWAEVKGPGRLAGATSASRTKRASPDCRPGD; encoded by the coding sequence CTGACCCCTGCAGGGCGTCAACGCCGTGAATCGGTACGGATACAGGCGGTGGGGCTGTTCGAGCAGAAGGCCAAGCCGTCGGAGGTCGCCCGGCGCTTGCGGGTGAGTCTGAAGTCGGCTTACCAATGGCACCGACTGTGTCGCGACGGCGGGGCTGCGGCACTGGTCTCGTGTGGTCCGAGTGGTCCGCGGTGCCGGCTGTCGCTGTACTGCCTCGAGAAGCTGACAAGGTTCCTGGAGGAAGGTCCGGCGGCGCACGGCTGGGTGGAGGACCAGGTGTGGACCGCGTCGAGGGTGGCCACGCTGATCGGCCGGAAGTTCCACGTCTCCTACAGCGTCTCGGGTGCCACCCGGTTGATGCACCGGCTCGGCTTCAGCCCGCAGGTCCCCGCGCGGCGTGTCGCCGAGCGTGACGAGCAGGCCGTCATCGCATGGAAGGAGGTGACCTGGGCGGAGGTAAAAGGGCCCGGGCGGCTTGCGGGGGCTACGTCTGCTTCGAGGACGAAGCGGGCTTCACCCGACTGCCGCCCAGGGGACTGA